In Oscillatoria acuminata PCC 6304, a single window of DNA contains:
- a CDS encoding cob(I)yrinic acid a,c-diamide adenosyltransferase → MTRTGIGIRTAVSHERIVGQIHVYDGAGKGKSQAALGVVLRSIGLGINTPLQSRVLLLRFLKGPARHYEEDAAIEALQRGFPHLIDQVRTGRAEFFGPDEITRFDRLEAQRGWDVAKGAIASGLYSVVVLDEINPVLDLGLLSTEEVVRTLEQKPEHLEIIATGRSAPPALLEIADLHSEMKSHYHAGGVENGIDGIEIYTGAGKGKSTSALGKALQAIGKGISQDQSHRVLIVQWLKGGSGYTEDAAIAALRHSYPNLVDHQRCGGDAIVWRGQQKEIDYVEAERGWEIARSAIASGLYKTIVLDELNPTVDLELLEVQPIVDALLRKPKDTEIIITGRCQNIPAYFELASVHSEVFCHKHYANQGVELKRGVDF, encoded by the coding sequence ATGACAAGAACTGGCATCGGCATTCGCACGGCTGTTTCCCACGAGCGCATCGTAGGTCAGATTCACGTTTATGATGGCGCGGGAAAGGGGAAATCTCAGGCGGCCCTTGGAGTCGTGCTGCGTTCGATTGGTTTGGGCATTAATACTCCCCTGCAAAGCAGAGTGCTGCTGTTGCGGTTTCTCAAGGGTCCGGCGCGGCATTATGAGGAAGATGCGGCGATCGAGGCTTTGCAACGGGGTTTTCCGCATCTGATTGATCAGGTTCGCACGGGAAGGGCGGAGTTTTTTGGTCCGGATGAAATTACCCGGTTTGACCGACTGGAAGCGCAACGGGGTTGGGATGTGGCTAAAGGCGCGATCGCCTCGGGTCTCTATTCGGTGGTGGTGTTGGACGAAATCAATCCGGTTCTGGATTTAGGATTACTCTCTACTGAGGAGGTGGTTCGTACCCTGGAACAGAAACCGGAACATTTAGAAATTATTGCCACGGGGCGATCGGCACCCCCGGCTTTATTGGAAATTGCGGATTTACATTCGGAAATGAAGTCCCACTATCATGCCGGAGGGGTAGAAAATGGCATTGATGGGATTGAAATTTATACGGGTGCTGGAAAGGGTAAGTCTACCAGTGCCTTGGGTAAGGCGTTGCAGGCGATCGGGAAGGGAATCAGCCAGGACCAATCCCATCGAGTGCTGATTGTGCAGTGGTTGAAGGGGGGAAGTGGCTATACGGAAGATGCTGCGATCGCCGCGTTGCGTCACAGTTACCCCAATCTGGTGGATCATCAGCGCTGTGGTGGCGATGCTATTGTCTGGCGGGGTCAGCAGAAAGAAATTGACTATGTTGAGGCAGAACGGGGGTGGGAAATTGCGCGATCGGCGATCGCCTCGGGTCTCTACAAAACCATTGTCCTAGATGAACTCAATCCCACCGTTGACTTAGAACTGCTGGAAGTTCAACCCATTGTTGATGCCTTACTCCGCAAACCCAAAGACACCGAAATCATCATCACCGGGCGCTGTCAAAATATTCCCGCCTACTTTGAGTTAGCCAGTGTTCACTCAGAAGTCTTCTGTCACAAACATTATGCTAATCAGGGAGTAGAACTCAAGCGTGGGGTTGATTTTTAA
- a CDS encoding DUF2157 domain-containing protein — protein sequence MKIVKKDIDSAVLEGILSAEQGESFWNALQKRSSNRPQFNFANVAYYFGAFIVLSGMTWFMSLAWQEFGGNGLSFLACFYAFLFVLAGKTLWFQQNLKIPGGLLFTIAVCMTPLAVFGVISQVESLPIPYIHNASSTYFLHKQTVYILLELATILMGAITLKFIKFPFLIAPVTLASGFLSIHLTAVILLYTTGKTWWSYPDYSLLFFWFGLICLMVAYWVDVKTSRIQEDYAFWLYLFGLMSFWFSMTFTGSVYYLQNSFIYLFINLGLILLSVLLQRRTFIVFGSLGVSYFLYDLFYRMLQGSFVFPLTIMVLGLLVIYAGIQYQRNEEAIERLIVGNLPMTVRDLLPRRRS from the coding sequence ATGAAGATTGTTAAAAAGGACATCGATTCGGCAGTCTTGGAAGGAATTCTCTCCGCAGAACAAGGAGAATCCTTCTGGAATGCACTCCAAAAGCGGTCGAGTAACCGCCCTCAGTTTAATTTTGCCAATGTTGCCTACTATTTTGGGGCCTTTATTGTGCTTTCCGGGATGACTTGGTTTATGAGTTTAGCTTGGCAGGAGTTTGGGGGTAATGGTTTGTCATTCTTAGCTTGCTTTTACGCTTTTTTGTTTGTCCTGGCGGGTAAAACCCTATGGTTTCAGCAAAATTTAAAAATCCCGGGTGGACTCCTCTTTACCATTGCAGTTTGCATGACTCCCCTGGCTGTTTTTGGAGTTATAAGTCAGGTAGAATCATTGCCCATTCCATATATTCATAATGCTTCTTCTACCTACTTTCTTCATAAACAAACTGTGTATATTTTGCTGGAATTAGCGACTATTTTAATGGGAGCTATTACATTAAAATTTATCAAATTTCCTTTTTTGATAGCTCCTGTTACTTTAGCTTCTGGATTTTTATCCATTCATCTCACTGCTGTAATTCTTCTTTATACTACCGGGAAAACCTGGTGGTCTTACCCAGATTATTCTTTGCTATTTTTCTGGTTTGGATTGATTTGTTTGATGGTGGCCTACTGGGTGGATGTAAAAACAAGCCGCATTCAAGAAGATTATGCCTTTTGGCTTTATTTATTTGGTTTAATGTCGTTTTGGTTTAGTATGACCTTCACGGGAAGCGTCTATTATTTACAGAATTCTTTTATCTATTTGTTCATTAATCTTGGCTTAATTTTGCTGTCGGTTCTGTTGCAACGACGGACTTTTATTGTATTTGGATCCCTAGGCGTTTCCTATTTTTTATATGATTTATTTTATCGAATGTTACAGGGTTCTTTCGTGTTTCCGTTAACCATCATGGTGTTGGGACTGTTGGTGATTTATGCGGGAATTCAATATCAGCGCAACGAGGAGGCGATCGAGCGATTGATAGTGGGGAATTTGCCGATGACTGTTCGAGACCTTTTACCTCGTCGGCGTTCATAA
- the rtcA gene encoding RNA 3'-terminal phosphate cyclase, translated as MIHIDGSFGEGGGQVLRTALSLATLTGTPLRLDRIRAGRTKPGLAAQHLTGVRAAATLCNAKVYGDSLGSQFLEFVPQSPPQPGRYRFDVTTAGAVSLVLQTILLPLALTHGESVVTLCGGTHVAFSPSFPYIQQVYLPAIARMGVCAEVTLVKWGWYPRGGGEIQLRVTGGQPLSGLNLQERGQLQQVRGLAAVTELPSHIPQRMANRAENRLREAQMKVQVKTSREKGIAPGAGLFLTAHYSNSTAGFSALGKQGLPSDQVADRACDALLEFHHSGAACDLYLADQLLLPAALANSPTYYHAQAISLHLTTNAGVIEQFGIAKIDINLDQNLVCVFPQ; from the coding sequence ATGATTCATATTGACGGCTCGTTTGGAGAAGGTGGGGGTCAGGTCCTCCGAACTGCCCTGAGTCTGGCGACCCTCACGGGGACTCCCCTCAGACTCGATCGCATTCGTGCAGGACGCACTAAACCCGGTTTAGCCGCCCAACACCTCACTGGGGTCCGCGCCGCAGCGACCCTCTGCAATGCCAAAGTTTATGGGGACTCCCTAGGGTCCCAATTTTTAGAATTCGTTCCCCAATCCCCCCCTCAACCGGGTCGCTATCGGTTTGATGTCACCACTGCCGGGGCCGTCAGTTTAGTTTTACAGACGATTTTGCTCCCCTTAGCCCTAACACACGGGGAGTCGGTGGTGACCCTCTGTGGAGGGACCCATGTGGCCTTTAGTCCCTCTTTTCCCTACATTCAGCAGGTTTATTTACCGGCGATCGCCCGCATGGGAGTCTGTGCCGAAGTTACCTTAGTCAAGTGGGGCTGGTATCCCCGAGGTGGGGGTGAAATCCAACTCCGGGTGACCGGGGGCCAGCCCCTCTCCGGACTCAATCTCCAGGAACGGGGCCAACTCCAACAGGTGAGAGGATTAGCTGCCGTCACCGAACTCCCCTCTCACATCCCCCAACGCATGGCCAACCGCGCCGAAAATCGCTTGCGCGAGGCCCAAATGAAAGTCCAGGTCAAAACCTCCCGCGAAAAAGGAATTGCTCCCGGTGCGGGCCTATTTCTGACGGCGCACTATAGCAATAGCACCGCTGGATTTAGTGCCCTGGGGAAACAGGGATTGCCCTCGGATCAAGTCGCCGATCGCGCCTGTGATGCCTTGTTAGAATTTCATCACAGTGGGGCCGCTTGCGATCTCTATCTCGCAGACCAATTATTACTACCCGCCGCCTTAGCCAATTCTCCAACCTACTATCATGCCCAAGCCATTTCTTTACATTTAACCACCAATGCCGGAGTCATCGAACAATTTGGTATTGCCAAAATAGACATTAATTTAGACCAGAACCTAGTCTGTGTTTTTCCTCAATAG
- a CDS encoding TldD/PmbA family protein has protein sequence MGSEHLQTEELPEQLLDLAKQAGVEAAEVFQSRSHSRPVYFEANRLKQLESAQSEGTALRLWKNGRPGLAVAYGPVDPKSLVDRAIALSDLNQPETIEMTENRSGSYPDLGEMVPVEQLLDWGKEAIALIRDAYPEILCNGEWDCDSETTRLLNSKGLDCSYKDTTLSCYLSADWIRSEDFLSVSDGQTQRGLLEPRGVAQQILQRLDWSRDNAPALSGRVPILFTAKAADMLWGTVQEAINGKRVWEQSSPWSDRLGSAIVSESLTISQEPDAGPYSCPFDDEGTPTQRIIFIQNGVLQQFYSDRTTGGLLGIGTTGNGFRPGLGSYPTPGLFNWLIQPGSKSLAELIAGLDEAIVVDQMLGGATGISGDFSINVDLGFRIKNGQVIGRVKDTMVAGNVYTALKQVIDIGGDAEWNGACYTPSLILEGLSVTGKTY, from the coding sequence ATGGGGTCTGAACATTTGCAAACAGAGGAACTGCCAGAACAGCTCTTAGATCTGGCAAAGCAAGCGGGGGTCGAGGCGGCGGAGGTGTTTCAGTCGCGATCGCATTCTCGCCCTGTTTATTTTGAGGCGAATCGTCTCAAACAACTCGAAAGTGCTCAATCCGAAGGCACGGCGCTACGACTCTGGAAGAATGGGCGTCCGGGTTTAGCGGTCGCTTATGGGCCGGTAGACCCGAAATCTCTGGTTGACCGGGCGATCGCCTTGAGTGATTTGAATCAGCCGGAAACGATTGAAATGACGGAAAACCGTTCCGGATCCTACCCGGATTTAGGAGAAATGGTGCCGGTGGAACAGTTGCTTGACTGGGGAAAGGAGGCGATCGCTTTGATTCGTGATGCCTACCCGGAAATTCTCTGCAATGGAGAATGGGATTGCGATAGCGAAACCACCCGCCTGCTTAACTCTAAGGGTCTGGATTGTAGCTATAAAGACACTACTTTAAGTTGCTATCTCTCCGCCGACTGGATCCGCTCCGAAGATTTTCTGAGTGTTTCCGATGGTCAAACCCAGCGGGGGCTTCTGGAACCCAGGGGGGTGGCTCAACAAATTTTGCAACGCTTAGACTGGAGTCGGGACAATGCCCCGGCGCTCAGTGGTCGAGTGCCTATTTTATTTACCGCTAAAGCAGCGGATATGCTCTGGGGAACGGTTCAGGAAGCAATCAATGGCAAGCGAGTCTGGGAGCAATCCTCTCCCTGGAGCGATCGCCTCGGTTCGGCTATTGTCTCTGAGTCTCTAACCATTTCCCAAGAACCGGATGCGGGGCCTTATAGTTGTCCGTTTGATGATGAAGGAACCCCCACCCAACGGATCATTTTTATTCAAAATGGGGTGCTCCAGCAGTTCTACAGCGATCGCACCACTGGCGGATTATTGGGAATCGGCACCACCGGCAACGGATTTCGCCCCGGTTTAGGCAGTTATCCCACTCCGGGTCTATTTAACTGGCTCATCCAACCGGGTTCTAAATCTTTAGCTGAACTGATTGCCGGATTAGATGAGGCGATCGTCGTGGATCAAATGCTTGGCGGCGCAACGGGAATTTCTGGGGATTTTTCGATTAATGTAGACCTCGGTTTCCGGATTAAAAACGGCCAGGTTATTGGGCGAGTCAAAGATACGATGGTGGCTGGAAATGTCTATACCGCTCTTAAACAAGTTATCGACATCGGGGGGGATGCCGAATGGAATGGCGCTTGCTATACCCCTTCTCTGATTTTAGAGGGCCTCTCGGTGACGGGAAAAACCTATTAG
- the fraC gene encoding filament integrity protein FraC, which yields MAIMVFPLPTILLQTFFLTISVAIESSVFYARCQVSRKTSVEYALAINLISACVGWIFFFYVEPFLSPDLKIQLVTYVFLNQLGEGGLSLIFFIGFFVFWANFSIKLISLNLFNKIVDSAYPLKLESELEEDYRYSPRKIKKAPERRQAMAVLWGHSYSHSIILLVLWLKNIQNTS from the coding sequence ATGGCAATTATGGTTTTTCCTCTGCCGACTATTTTACTTCAAACCTTTTTTTTAACCATTTCGGTCGCTATTGAATCGTCCGTGTTTTATGCGCGCTGTCAAGTCAGCCGAAAAACTAGCGTTGAATATGCCCTGGCGATTAATTTAATTTCCGCTTGTGTGGGCTGGATCTTCTTCTTCTATGTCGAGCCTTTTCTTTCCCCAGACCTCAAAATACAACTCGTCACTTATGTATTTTTAAATCAACTGGGAGAAGGTGGCCTCTCTTTAATCTTTTTCATCGGATTTTTCGTGTTTTGGGCTAACTTTTCAATCAAACTCATTAGCTTGAATTTATTTAATAAAATTGTTGACTCCGCTTATCCGCTTAAGCTCGAATCTGAATTAGAAGAAGATTATAGATATTCCCCTCGCAAAATAAAAAAAGCCCCAGAACGCCGACAAGCAATGGCTGTTTTATGGGGCCACTCCTATAGTCATAGCATTATTTTATTAGTTTTATGGTTAAAAAATATTCAAAATACCAGTTGA
- a CDS encoding Tab2/Atab2 family RNA-binding protein translates to MSKTWELDFYSKPILDENGKKRWEVLICESPTDICSTTDELLRFSKYCSSSEVNSIWLGNAINEAIATAGKSPTQIRFFRRQMNNMITKACKDLGINSKPSRRTVALYRWLQDRMDTVYPLEPGFQGAGLNPSVQFETPKPERLPDALQGDRWAFVSLEAGSFAEMSEWEIDFSEAFPILGEKSLVPQITPDTIIPGMIVFSNRAKAIAAWMSGLELGFLKPELEEPGQVVLETGFNERWILANLTDKTTRAEAQGFAETKDKAQGVHFLAIQTDPNSESFAGFWLLQELNLA, encoded by the coding sequence ATGAGCAAAACGTGGGAACTAGATTTTTACTCCAAACCGATTCTCGATGAGAATGGCAAAAAGCGCTGGGAAGTGCTCATCTGTGAGAGTCCGACCGATATCTGCTCCACGACGGATGAGTTGTTGCGCTTTTCAAAATATTGTTCCAGTAGCGAAGTCAATTCGATATGGTTAGGAAATGCCATCAACGAAGCGATCGCGACTGCGGGCAAATCGCCGACGCAGATTCGCTTTTTCCGTCGCCAGATGAACAATATGATCACAAAAGCCTGCAAGGATTTGGGAATTAACTCCAAACCTTCTCGGCGGACCGTCGCGCTGTACCGTTGGTTGCAGGACCGGATGGATACTGTTTATCCCCTAGAACCGGGGTTTCAAGGGGCCGGGTTGAACCCTTCGGTGCAATTTGAAACCCCGAAACCGGAACGCCTTCCCGATGCCTTGCAGGGCGATCGCTGGGCATTTGTCTCCTTGGAGGCGGGTAGCTTTGCAGAAATGTCCGAGTGGGAGATAGACTTTTCAGAAGCCTTTCCCATTTTAGGGGAAAAAAGTTTAGTGCCTCAGATCACCCCAGATACGATTATTCCGGGGATGATTGTCTTCTCAAACCGGGCGAAAGCTATAGCGGCGTGGATGTCGGGACTAGAGTTAGGTTTTTTGAAACCTGAACTGGAAGAACCCGGACAGGTGGTTTTAGAAACAGGGTTTAATGAGCGCTGGATTCTGGCTAATTTAACGGATAAAACGACTCGCGCTGAAGCTCAAGGATTTGCTGAAACTAAGGATAAAGCCCAAGGGGTGCATTTTTTAGCCATTCAAACGGATCCCAATTCCGAATCTTTTGCCGGATTTTGGCTATTACAGGAACTCAACTTAGCGTAA
- a CDS encoding SH3 domain-containing protein — MKPLKNRTILGVGLGLWAIASTGFNIPATTAQSPLQLAQATSTLCRQVTEQQGLAIRSQPNANSAAIGGVGVNETLTLAESARQIPGPDGRVWFEITAPVRGYVSNGEPGSSGNFVPCTGTATPLTPGPSPNLGTTSLCRRIDPNLAPQGISVHADANRFATNRGGLAPGAQVLLVPNAQYLADQNREPRTWIEISSPIVGYIPSESLIYCNGGVSANPLNPTPVTANLCREVEGREAPEGLVIRAEPTSSAAYLGVVPPRARVSLVPNYQILRDRNSEVREWVQITTPVSGFVSTDSLIMCR; from the coding sequence ATGAAACCGTTAAAAAATCGGACAATTCTAGGTGTAGGACTGGGCCTCTGGGCGATCGCCTCCACGGGGTTCAACATCCCCGCCACCACCGCGCAATCCCCCTTACAACTGGCGCAGGCAACAAGCACCCTCTGTCGGCAAGTCACCGAACAACAGGGATTGGCGATCCGTTCCCAACCCAACGCCAACTCGGCGGCGATCGGCGGTGTCGGTGTTAATGAGACCCTCACCCTCGCAGAAAGTGCTCGCCAGATTCCCGGTCCTGATGGTCGAGTTTGGTTTGAAATCACGGCACCTGTGCGGGGGTACGTTTCCAACGGTGAACCGGGAAGTTCCGGCAATTTTGTTCCCTGTACCGGCACCGCCACCCCCCTCACCCCAGGCCCTTCTCCCAACCTCGGCACCACCTCCCTCTGTCGTCGGATTGACCCCAATCTGGCCCCCCAAGGCATCAGCGTTCATGCCGATGCCAACCGATTTGCCACCAATCGCGGCGGATTAGCACCCGGAGCACAAGTTTTACTCGTGCCGAATGCTCAATATCTGGCGGATCAAAATCGTGAACCCCGGACTTGGATTGAAATTTCTTCCCCAATCGTCGGGTATATTCCCTCGGAAAGTTTAATCTACTGCAATGGAGGGGTTTCTGCGAATCCCCTCAATCCAACCCCCGTAACCGCCAATCTCTGCCGTGAAGTAGAAGGTCGCGAGGCACCGGAGGGATTGGTCATTCGAGCTGAACCCACCAGTTCCGCCGCCTATTTAGGTGTCGTCCCCCCCAGAGCCCGGGTCAGTCTAGTCCCCAATTATCAAATCCTGCGCGATCGCAATTCAGAAGTACGAGAGTGGGTACAAATTACGACTCCAGTATCGGGTTTTGTGTCTACGGATAGTTTAATTATGTGTCGATAG
- a CDS encoding chloride channel protein, which yields MWLQSLSSSSWVVARLRAFFLRPKQLAMFEACLIGLVSGLAAVFLKQGVGWLGGWRIYASFNLPPWIGLPMIGLIGGAIAGFLVERCATEASGSGIPQVKAALAGFPLSLDLRVAFIKLISTVITVGSGLTLGRQGPTVQIGAAIAQSIGRWFPTSPDYRKQLIAAGAAAGLAAGFNAPLAGVLFAVEELLHDISAFSLGPAILASFIGAVVSRILGGKSLDLNLSAAGFQSQFTAPEIPFYLFLGILSGLLGTLFTQGIIASIKFNRKVIRVALPWRMGLAGLICGIAIALLPPLFRNNSGLREFLITGSPSAGASAIAFLTHFCLTIIAAGSGAPGGLFAPSLILGSALGYLVGIWQFSILGAGLPTTYALAGMGAFFCAVSKAPITAVVMIFEITTDFNLVLPLMIVSVVSYLVAEMAESGSLYDKLLKLNGIDLKAEATPNAILSEIRAADVMQRRVETLTRETSIEEVVQAFSRSHHRGFPVLDGGKLVGMVAQSDLAKISKLNLPPDTILEKIMTPQAVKVSPRDTLMEVLFQLNRYNLSRVPVTEGRKLVGIITRTDIIRAESDRLTGKNGFGPHPEPSYLVYQTRSPATGQGRLLVPLANPETAPALLRLAVAIAHQRNYELECLQTIVISRHQSPDETAVKTIPSRRLLRLAERMGRDWNVPVHTQVRVAHDVAQAMLETIDERHIDLMLMGWKGSTGTPGRIFGNVADTIIRQAPCDAILVKMGQTSFSPSRRKPETQHSGKISVLTTGLDRPLPRPRSFQRWLVPIRGGPSGLATVKLLPGLVSMTTNPEIRLCQVFGPGTYGADQGVLDQALAFLERQVTCPVISTSLCANSVQDALIDLAQKDQCDVIVLGASREGLLHSVVKGNIPEAIARNCDCTVMLVRTGTAS from the coding sequence ATGTGGCTCCAGTCCCTTTCCTCGTCTAGTTGGGTAGTAGCAAGGCTTAGAGCGTTTTTCCTGAGACCAAAACAGCTTGCTATGTTTGAAGCCTGTTTAATTGGTTTGGTCTCTGGACTGGCGGCGGTTTTCCTGAAACAAGGAGTGGGATGGTTGGGCGGATGGCGGATCTATGCGTCATTCAATTTGCCTCCTTGGATTGGGTTGCCGATGATTGGACTCATCGGCGGGGCGATCGCCGGATTTCTAGTCGAACGCTGTGCTACAGAAGCGTCCGGAAGTGGCATTCCCCAGGTGAAGGCGGCCCTGGCTGGATTTCCTTTATCCCTGGATTTACGAGTTGCCTTCATTAAATTAATCAGTACCGTGATCACCGTGGGCTCCGGGTTGACTTTGGGGCGGCAGGGTCCAACGGTGCAAATCGGGGCGGCGATCGCGCAATCAATTGGCCGCTGGTTTCCCACCTCCCCGGATTACCGAAAACAACTGATCGCCGCTGGTGCAGCCGCCGGTTTAGCCGCTGGATTTAATGCCCCTCTCGCCGGTGTTCTGTTTGCCGTTGAAGAACTCCTCCATGATATTTCAGCCTTCTCCCTGGGTCCGGCAATCCTCGCCTCATTTATTGGGGCCGTTGTCTCCCGAATTTTAGGGGGAAAAAGTCTCGACTTAAATTTAAGCGCAGCGGGCTTTCAATCTCAATTCACGGCCCCGGAAATCCCGTTCTACCTGTTTTTAGGCATCCTCTCCGGTTTGCTGGGGACTCTCTTCACCCAAGGCATTATCGCGAGTATTAAATTTAACCGGAAGGTGATCCGAGTGGCCCTGCCTTGGCGCATGGGACTGGCGGGATTAATTTGTGGAATTGCGATCGCCCTGTTACCCCCGTTATTTCGCAATAATAGCGGCTTGCGGGAGTTCCTGATCACCGGATCCCCCAGTGCTGGAGCCTCGGCGATCGCCTTCCTGACTCACTTTTGCCTGACCATTATTGCTGCTGGATCGGGTGCCCCGGGAGGTTTATTCGCCCCTTCCCTGATTCTTGGTTCAGCTTTAGGCTATCTCGTGGGCATTTGGCAATTTTCGATTCTCGGTGCCGGATTACCCACCACTTACGCCCTAGCAGGCATGGGTGCTTTTTTCTGTGCCGTATCTAAAGCCCCCATTACCGCTGTCGTGATGATTTTTGAGATTACCACAGACTTTAATTTAGTCCTCCCCCTGATGATTGTTTCCGTGGTGTCTTACCTCGTGGCGGAAATGGCTGAAAGCGGTTCGCTCTATGATAAATTACTTAAACTCAATGGCATTGACCTCAAAGCAGAAGCCACCCCGAATGCGATTCTAAGTGAGATTCGCGCAGCCGATGTGATGCAGCGCCGAGTGGAGACTTTAACCCGCGAAACCTCCATAGAGGAAGTCGTTCAGGCATTTTCTCGCTCTCATCATCGCGGATTTCCGGTCCTAGATGGGGGGAAATTAGTGGGAATGGTGGCCCAGTCGGATTTGGCAAAAATCTCTAAGCTGAATTTACCCCCGGATACTATCCTGGAAAAGATTATGACTCCTCAAGCGGTGAAGGTGTCGCCTCGGGATACCTTAATGGAAGTGCTGTTTCAACTCAACCGCTACAATCTGAGTCGAGTGCCGGTGACGGAAGGCCGAAAGCTGGTGGGGATTATTACGCGCACGGATATCATTCGGGCCGAAAGCGATCGCCTCACGGGAAAAAATGGATTTGGACCCCATCCAGAACCGTCCTATCTGGTCTATCAGACGCGATCGCCTGCTACAGGTCAAGGTCGCTTACTCGTCCCCCTGGCTAATCCGGAAACGGCCCCGGCATTGCTGCGGTTGGCGGTGGCGATCGCCCATCAGCGCAACTATGAACTGGAATGTTTGCAAACCATTGTCATCTCCCGTCACCAATCCCCCGATGAAACCGCAGTCAAAACCATTCCCTCCCGTCGGTTATTGCGCCTTGCCGAACGCATGGGTCGGGATTGGAATGTGCCGGTGCATACTCAAGTTCGCGTCGCCCATGATGTCGCCCAAGCCATGCTGGAAACCATTGACGAGCGACATATTGACCTGATGTTAATGGGATGGAAAGGCAGTACCGGCACTCCCGGGCGGATTTTTGGGAATGTGGCGGATACCATCATTCGTCAAGCCCCTTGCGATGCGATTTTGGTGAAAATGGGCCAAACCTCCTTCTCCCCCTCGCGCCGCAAGCCAGAAACCCAGCATTCAGGCAAGATTTCGGTCTTGACAACTGGACTGGACCGCCCTCTCCCCCGTCCGCGATCGTTTCAACGGTGGCTGGTTCCAATTCGGGGTGGCCCGAGTGGGTTAGCTACGGTAAAATTACTCCCCGGATTGGTGTCGATGACCACTAATCCTGAAATTCGCCTCTGTCAAGTGTTTGGGCCAGGAACTTATGGTGCGGATCAGGGGGTCCTTGACCAGGCTCTGGCCTTTCTGGAACGGCAAGTCACCTGTCCGGTGATTTCAACTTCCCTCTGCGCTAACTCGGTCCAGGATGCGTTGATTGATTTGGCTCAAAAAGACCAATGTGATGTGATTGTCTTGGGGGCCAGTCGGGAAGGTTTGCTACATTCGGTGGTCAAGGGGAATATCCCGGAGGCGATCGCCCGCAATTGCGATTGTACCGTGATGCTGGTTCGCACCGGGACTGCGAGTTAA
- a CDS encoding SH3 domain-containing protein: MNLLNLWTIPIAILSVMTIAIPKAIATPLAQAEPPDLCRRVTERRGLAVHRTPDPSQTQIGGVDPNANVTLAADAEPVVGSDGRIWIKITAPVEGYISNGPPNSGGNLAYCSGSARPSPPTPAPQPNPTTQAPVSETPEIPNGQFCRQVNGLVTPQGLAIRSAVSGPSQYLGGVPANGRVQLIEDYEYIPDPGGIQRSWVEIEAPIKGFVSVNSLIRCL, encoded by the coding sequence ATGAACTTGTTAAATCTGTGGACAATTCCGATCGCCATCTTGAGTGTCATGACGATCGCTATACCCAAGGCGATCGCCACTCCACTAGCACAGGCAGAACCTCCGGATCTGTGCCGTCGGGTCACGGAACGTCGGGGTCTGGCGGTGCATCGGACCCCAGACCCTAGTCAAACCCAAATTGGCGGCGTAGACCCCAATGCAAACGTGACGTTAGCGGCTGATGCCGAACCCGTTGTCGGTTCCGATGGTCGAATTTGGATTAAAATCACTGCCCCTGTTGAAGGCTATATTTCTAATGGTCCTCCGAATAGTGGTGGCAATCTTGCCTACTGTTCGGGAAGTGCCAGACCCTCTCCTCCGACCCCTGCACCCCAACCAAATCCAACAACCCAAGCCCCGGTTTCCGAGACGCCTGAGATTCCGAATGGTCAGTTTTGCCGTCAAGTGAATGGACTGGTAACACCCCAGGGTCTGGCGATTCGTTCTGCTGTTTCTGGTCCTTCTCAGTATCTCGGAGGAGTTCCCGCCAATGGGCGAGTTCAATTGATTGAAGATTACGAATATATTCCCGATCCAGGGGGAATACAACGCTCATGGGTGGAGATAGAAGCGCCGATTAAAGGGTTTGTTTCGGTCAATAGTTTGATTCGCTGTTTGTAA